A window of the Bradyrhizobium ottawaense genome harbors these coding sequences:
- a CDS encoding enoyl-CoA hydratase-related protein: MTEHVKTEIDAGIMTLTLARADKKNALSNAMYSAMSDGLERAERDPAVRVVLFQGDGDSFTAGNDLADFSAQANGKDTGEPQAHRFISNLGKATRPLIAAVQGNAVGVGTTMLLHCDLVFLADTAKLMTPFVNLALVPEAASSWLLPARIGHVRAYAMFALGEPLDAATALACGLANAVVPVAELRAKARAAAEALTKRPAGSLNHTKALMRDIDKIAAQISREGALFRQRLQTGEAREAFAAFAERRKPDFSKVAG; encoded by the coding sequence ATGACTGAACATGTAAAAACCGAAATCGACGCCGGCATCATGACATTGACGCTGGCCCGCGCCGACAAGAAGAACGCCCTGAGCAACGCCATGTATAGCGCGATGTCGGATGGGTTGGAGCGCGCGGAGAGGGATCCGGCTGTCCGCGTCGTTCTGTTCCAGGGCGACGGCGACAGCTTTACGGCAGGAAATGACCTGGCCGATTTCAGCGCCCAGGCCAACGGCAAGGACACCGGCGAGCCGCAGGCGCATCGGTTCATCAGCAATCTCGGCAAGGCCACCCGTCCGCTCATTGCCGCCGTGCAAGGCAACGCGGTCGGCGTCGGCACCACGATGCTGCTTCATTGCGACCTGGTGTTCCTGGCCGACACCGCCAAGCTGATGACGCCGTTCGTCAACCTGGCGCTGGTTCCGGAGGCCGCCTCCAGCTGGCTGCTGCCGGCGCGGATCGGACATGTCCGCGCCTACGCCATGTTTGCGCTGGGAGAACCGCTCGATGCCGCTACCGCATTGGCCTGCGGCCTCGCCAACGCTGTGGTGCCGGTCGCAGAGTTGCGCGCCAAGGCGCGGGCAGCGGCCGAAGCCCTCACCAAACGGCCGGCTGGCTCGCTGAACCACACCAAGGCATTGATGCGGGATATTGACAAGATCGCCGCCCAGATCAGCCGGGAAGGCGCATTGTTTCGCCAGCGCCTGCAGACCGGCGAAGCGCGCGAGGCCTTCGCGGCGTTTGCCGAGCGCCGCAAGCCTGATTTTTCGAAGGTCGCGGGATAA
- a CDS encoding TetR/AcrR family transcriptional regulator — protein sequence MRYVKGHGLQTRGRIVEEASCVLRQAGVDGVSVADLMKLVGLTHGGFYSHFESREALVIEAFASAMDRTMVQWRSHTKGMPADEQFDAFIEAYLRSGHRDDRAHGCVLPALGTDIARSSRKARGVFARKLDEMIGVIAGLLPGKSQKQARQIATGALATLMGSIALARAVGDNKLSDEILGAGRQALSGQSARRKPLTASGVRRPNKNCKETNDHD from the coding sequence TAAAGGGCCATGGGCTGCAGACCCGGGGCCGGATCGTCGAGGAAGCCTCTTGTGTTCTGCGTCAGGCCGGCGTCGACGGCGTGAGCGTGGCCGATTTGATGAAGCTCGTCGGTCTCACGCACGGTGGCTTCTACTCTCATTTTGAATCGCGCGAAGCTCTGGTTATCGAGGCGTTCGCCTCGGCGATGGATCGAACCATGGTTCAGTGGCGGAGCCACACGAAGGGGATGCCGGCCGACGAGCAGTTCGACGCGTTCATTGAAGCATATCTGAGATCGGGCCATCGTGATGATCGGGCACACGGTTGCGTGCTGCCGGCGCTCGGTACCGATATCGCCCGTTCGAGCCGGAAGGCGCGCGGCGTGTTTGCGAGGAAGCTTGACGAAATGATCGGCGTGATCGCCGGGTTGTTGCCGGGGAAATCGCAAAAGCAGGCGCGCCAGATCGCAACAGGCGCGCTCGCAACCTTGATGGGCTCGATCGCGCTCGCACGAGCGGTCGGCGATAACAAGCTGTCCGATGAAATTCTTGGAGCCGGCCGGCAGGCTCTAAGCGGTCAATCCGCCAGGCGAAAACCGCTGACAGCATCCGGAGTCCGGCGACCGAACAAAAACTGCAAGGAGACGAACGATCATGACTGA